AGTATAAAAGAATATATTGTCATATTTAGTTCTTCTTGAGACACCTCAGTGATCTTTCGTTTAAGAAAATAGCAaagtgttgtaaaagttttgttGATAATGGCAAGCAGCGATGAAAACAAATCTTCTTGATATTTGTGATAGTGCTTTTAGCAGTACTATATATCGCATAGTGAGCACTATGCGTTGCTCACTTTAGCGATCTTTGCTAATCTTTCGCTCATGCTATCTCAATCTTGTATCTCGCATGTCTGCCGTATTTTGCCACTCTTTATTCTGTCGTGAATAGTGACCCTCACTACCAACATTACCTTTGGCATCTTAGCCGTTCTCAAAATTTGCTTCGTCGTGATTGTGTCTATCCTTGTCTCAACCGCATATGTCATGATAGAATTTACTGCTGTTTTATAAATACGTGTTTTACTGTCAGTGATTATAGCTTTATTTGCCATGTTATGTCCTGTAAGCATCCAGCTATTCGAATATTGCGGTTTATTCGATTGTGTGCGCACTTCGTTCATGATATTTCTATTAGTCTGGTGAGATAGTTACTAGTCTGGTCTTTACTGTGGGCTTAAAACGTATAGGACTTTGATGATAGtcattgattttgttttttgtattgATATTTCCCTGTTATAGTGATTGGCTGTCTGGTAGAAATTGTGAAATAGGCGCTACTGATCATCTTTTCTGCCGGCGGCGAGTACGTAGATGACGCATGCGTAGcacaatattttatcttttcagCCCGTGAGGTATATCCTCCTGTTGtttgtttaacattttcagtGAATTTGTCCATAATGTGATTAAACAATGAAGAGCTTAGGGTGTTTCCTTAGCTGATTCCTGATACAACCTAAATTTCCTCTGTTAGTTTAtcatctaaattaaatttggtatatttGTTACTATACATGtctgatattaattttattattttgggaTCTACTGATTTTTGTCAGACACTTGTGTGTGGTTGACAAAACGGAGAAAGGCTGGTTTATCAAATTCTATGGCCTTTTCAATTATGTGGCGTAAAATAAAGATTGCGTTAATAATGGATGTGTTGCTTTTGAAGCACTGTTGTTCTGTGAATTAAATCACTCAGGTCGGTAGTTATAATGTTCTTTAGCAGTTTGAAAACAGCACTGAGTTGAGTACTACTATATTACGATACTTCTTCGGGTCTTGTTTATTACCTTTTTTGAAAAGTAGTATTATGATGCTGGCCTGCCATTCTTTGCGATGTCGTATATGCAAAAGCTAATACGCCATATGTTGCCATTCGTACTACTTTATAAGTTTGTTTGCACATTGTCTAGGCCTGGGACcttcttgttttttaattcgacTTTAGGTATGAAGTATTGGTCATCACTTCACTAGTTTCCAAAAAGGGAAAACTTTACGGAAAGCATTTGACTTCCAAACCACAGGCACCCGGCTTTTTGTTCAGCTTCTGTGTTGAATCAGAAGGGATCAGAAAATGTACTCTTTTCAAATCAACCATTTCAGCTATATCTtctaacataaaatttgttttgaaatttgtattattataaattttgtttttgttttaatgtttAGAATCACAGAAAAAGTAAGAGATCGAGTACAAGTTCAAACTAAAAATGGGCAAAACCCAGCtctagaattaataaaatccaTATGTCACGTATTATCATTAGATCCAGCTGTGCAAGAAACCGTTCAAGTTCTTCGAAGTAATTTACTACGATTAATTGGTATATTACGGATAATGTTTTCTaaatataacttaataataattaatcattatttattaatattaggtgTTGGTGAATTTTCCGAGAAAGCAACTTGGTCCGACCCAACTGTTTCTTACGTAATTCCACAACTTATATGTAAAGCTTGTAATCATTGTCGCGATGTCGACTTGGGTAGAGATCCCCACAGAACGGAATCGTCTTGGTTGTGCCCTTTATGTAACACAGCTTATGATAACAtggaaatagaaaatttactGCTTGATATTGTAACCAGAAAATTACTCGCTTATAATCTACAAGATTTGCAATGCAAAAAGTGCACCCagattaaattggaaaatttgataaaacatTGTCAATGTGCTGGGGAATTTAGAGGAATCATACCACGCGAAGAATTGATTGAATTATTGAAGACATTTTTACATTTGGCAAAAGAATACTCTATGCAGGCTTTAGAGGAAACCATAAcgaatattttgattttggttggaaattaataataaatcgatgtgattttagatttaagaaaaaagatCGTCGTTCCATAATTTTAAggtatgaaataattttttaataaatttttaaatttttatttttaacatttaatccTTAATcacgtacatttttatttattaataaaacaggTAAGTTAAATGATGTACTTTGTTGTTTTAACTATTTCCTGTATATTTATATGGATAACTATCCTGATAACTATCTGGCCGATAAATTAACGGGAGGATAAAGATATTCGCTGTTgtacaaactgtttttgtcgGGAGGATTGCTATCGGCGAAATAAGAGTCAGTTGGTAGTAGTTTTTCTCCATATCTAGTGTTATAGGTTAACCTATGCAGTAAccatacaaagtttttatatcaaaacctAAGGTAACCATAAATATCTGGCGGATAACTGTCTTATCGGCACCACTGAGTACTCGCTAAGTTGTCCTGCCGATAATCTCACCGATAAAAATATCCGTACATTGTAATACAACACAAACTAACTTATCGGCAGGATTACGCTGTCGGGAAgtttatcggtatattgtacaaccggtCTTATGGCCGTTAGAGAAACAAATGAGTGattattatacttttttatttttgacacaatattttttttaatcactaaATCCTAAATGAAGAAGTTTACGTATAAAATGAGGTCCATTCCAAAATCCTTTCAACATGACATTCCAATACAAAAATGGTATCACTTCCTTTTTCATAAAGTACATAATTTTTGACTCGCAATTTTGTGAGAACGGGAAAGTTTCTAAAGGACAAAAACTGTAATCGAATTCTGCTAAGACACATTTTCCTACACCAGTAACTATTGGACAGGAAGCATAACCATTGTATCGTGCTTTACATTTTTGTCCGCTCAAAACGGATTGAATGTTTTTGTACACGATAGGTGCTTGAGCagctacaaataaaacattaatttaatatattaaaaataaccagAAATTTTATTACCGCATGCTGCTGCTGTTTTCGCATTAGGTGTGTTTGAACAATCTCcaaaagcaaaaatattaGGATACCGAACATGTTGCATTGTGTATTTATCCACTTCGACATAACCAAACTTATTTACCAACGATTTACATGTTGTTATTGCATCTGGTGGTTGCATTGGCGGCGTAACATGTAAAATTGAATACTAAAATaatatgttaatttattaaaacaaatttaatttttttttcaaatattaccCTTTGAATGAATGGAGCGTTAGTTCTGACGTGTGTAAAAACTGCTTCATTTCTTTCTGGCCTcacttcaattaattttgttaacacatTTACGTTGATCTCtctttttttacaaatgttTACTAGAGTTCCTTCGTAGTGTTTTACGGCGAATATTTTAGGAAATggtgtattataaaaaatatttgctttATTCCGTAAACCTTtctaaaagtaataaataatcaatgtgattttttggataatttaaaataatagataaATGTGTTgctaatttttaaacttattctaTTTTCTTTAGACTCTTAATCGTTGAGATCTGCTAATAACATTAGGGCAGAAAAACGAATAATTTGTTAAGTTTGATACTTTACAAGAATTCGGTAACTTAATATTTTATCTAAAcgttttgtttacttttttggTTCTATGTTCTAAGGAAAAAACGGTTGCTGAGATaaagaaatgtcatttttctattttggttgacgaaaagttaaaaaaagaattcttaGGGTTTTAACTGTTAGAATAGCTTGATGCCGAAATAATAAGTGTCACGATGTTTAATGTACGTCGATTGAACATGGGGAAACTCTTGGGTTTGGAATTCTGGATTTGATTGATGTGGTACAATGGCTTAATGCAAAAATAGAAGACCAGCTTGAACGTAAAGGGTTAATGAAGATTACCTTTCTAGAAAATTGGACACAATTTCGGGTAcaattcgaaaaaataaattgaatctTCTTCGATAATTGGTTATTACACAGGAGAAGAGTGTGTTTGTTATAAGTCATGTAGTGTCTTACTCAAGTAAgtgatctttttaaattaagtattATAGACTTATATAAATTTAGTGTTCGGATTTATCTTTCCCTTAGAACTACATTTCAGTCTTTGCTCTTCTTTGACACGCACATTACACGATAACATTGAGGTTTCTTCTTTGCTTCTGATTCGCCTCGTTTTAATCTACGATTgaaataagttttaattatgttCCAGTCGGTGTAAGATGCCAATACATCGGCATATGTTGACATAATGGTACTTTTCGTTGTTAACAGATTTGACTTATACATTAGCTACATTACTAGGCTTAGATCGCTAGTTTAGAGCACTCTGATACATCACACTAATAGAGgaagataaaaattgatatattcACTCCCTTGACATCACAAAAAAGTGATTGTCTGTCAGATATAATTTCAGCAGCTGATAGTGTAGATGAGGAAGGAGATTATTAGAGGCTTGAGATACATCGAGGAAAGCTGCAGAACAATATCTTTTGCAATTCTCATTAATCTAGTTAGAAAAATAACTTGCTCTATTATTCCGTGTTTGTTGCCAAAGTCTAATTGATGATCCAGGATTATTTccctatttttttattatcgtgTTGAGTCTCTTGACATACAACTTTTTGAAGACCTTGCAGAGCATAGGTAGCAATGTTCTCCTAGTTTATGAACCATAATAATTGGAGCCACTTTCCAGATGCTAGGGAATTCCTAGCACCTGATAGATAGTTCCTGAGGAACTTTTCCTGTAATAACGTTCATTCTAGCAGCcttatgtatatttattttgtttcattatGATCTGTTTTATGTTGTAGTTGTGAACGTGCAGTGAGACAGTTCCATAGAAAATGTCACGTCTAAGGAGCTCAAAAGGACGTTACGGTCTCTAGACGTTTTGAGAagttattttcatatttagtAGGGGGAATGTGTTCTGATTTTTTTAGTCTTCTGGTGGCTTTTCTAGGTATTTTGGAATGCTTTGGTTTTGTTCTTCTTgtattaagtttttgtttgaCTGATGAAGAAGTTATATCTTTTCATAGTGGTGTTTCATAGTCCATGCTACCTCTTGTATATGCTTCGCCAGCTTAACCACCGTTGTTTCTAGGTgcagttctaattttaaaggTTGATCTAGCCAGATTAGGTTATCTAATTTTTCTCTGAATGCATCccaatgttttttttgttatgtaaGATGAACGTTGATTATTACCAAGGAGTAGTCTGAAGATAAATTAAAGCAACTTTCTGCTTTATATTTCTTTGTGTTGAttcctttaataataaagatcaaaatttttttgtgttactAACAGAGGATTTGTAGAAGACTAACCGTCTTTGTATTCGACGTTGATCTCGGTATCGTTGTGGACATTATTTGTACTTGGTGACTTTCCATTTTCTAGAGACTTTGAGAGATAGAGTCCTCTTACTACAAATCTAAATGTCTTCCCATTTTTTGGTTTGAAGGTGTGGCAACTTGACAGTCTTAAAGTGTTTCACCTCGAACACTTGGATCTTAATCGATTTGAAGCCGGTGTTACCATGATATAATTACTTGTAATCTTTTGCATCAGAGTGTGTATTAATAATCTGTTTGTTACTCGTTTCTATTGGTTTTTGTAGCAATAGTTGCTGagctttgatttttttcatgCCGTTATGGACTTCTTAATAGTTTTTTGTGATAGATGGATTCATGCTGAGATTGTTGGAGAAGCGTTGTGTTTATACTGGGGTGCTGTTTTGTTGGTGAGGTTAGTAGTGTTGCGTCATTTGCAGCTAGTTTTTGTAACAATGCATCCGCCGGTTGCATTAGAagagtttcatttttttgtaacatgaaACAATAGCGCAGTGAACGCTTATGCTCTATGGATCTAAATAAACACTGGAAATCTAAAAAAGGTTACAAAAGACGAGAATTTCTCAAGCAGCTTAGAAAAAATTGAGCAGTATTAGAATACGCGGAGTAAAAGCTTCCATGTTAAAACTTGAACCGATTTATCACTTACTATTCTTAAAATATCCTCCATaagtaaacatattttaaGGGGAGCTCCAGCACATTTTATCAATCCATGAGGAAacgtaaatattaaatttcctcCTCTAAATTTTTCTAAAGCGTGATAAGTTTTCTCTGCGTAATGTTTCGAATAAATTGAACCAACGTTATAATAATGTTCTAAAGCATCAGTGAGACCTTTTAtctaaacacaaaaaaattaaacattacatTTACAGTAACtcaatttgaaaatgaaataaccTTATCGAAACACAACTTCAATCCCACCGCTATAACTAAAATATCGTATTCTATTTCATCTCCTTTACATGTTACAACGGCGTTTTTATCCGGAAGGAATTCAGTGACTTCATCTTGTATCCATATTACGTTTTTTGGTAAAACTTCAGCAGTCGGTTTTGATGTATCTTTCATTCGTTTTATGCCTGCGCCACATAATGTGAACCATCCTTGGTAAAAATGGTCGGGCGATGGTTCTAAGAGGATCAATTGaggtttttttataattcggGTTAATTTAGAAGCCAAACAACATCCTCCAGTCCCACCTCCTACCATCAACACTTTGCAACTATTAACGAGAACAaagtaagaataaataaacttaGATAGTTGTAATTAACTTACCTGTAATTACCTAATAAGCCGTAGTATAATGAGAAAAATCTTATGCCAGAATTTGTATTaaacattgattttttaaattatttaaatgaaattgacTTGAAATTTTGTTGCGAAACcatgataaattttttgtagaacaaaaaatgttcaacctaacattttttatttaatttaaaatgattaaaaaattttaatgacaAAGTCATTATGAAGGAAGTGTAAAAAGTAGTgtcatataattaaataattgaatttgatacattttttaaaaatatttatataaattatttattaaaaaataaaaacatacaaaaattaattattcacTCCGTTCatctttttgcatttttctttttttttctaaccccaaatgtaaacattttcttataagATGCGGCCCATTCCAGTAACCCTTCATCATCAGATTCCAATACAATCGAGGCATAACTTCTTTTTTCATAATATACGTCATCCACAATTCGCGATTTTGCGAGAACGGAAACGTTTCTTTGGGTTGATAACTGTAATCAAACTCGGCTAAAACACATTTTCCTATTGCTGTTACTATAGGACACGATGCGTAACCATCATAAAAAGCACACATTTTCTCCCCGGCAAGAAAACAttggatatttttaaatattactgGTACTTGCGAAGCACACGCAGCAGCAGTTTTAGCGTTTGGTATTGCAGTGCAATCACCAACTCCAAAAATATTAGGATATTCAAGATGTTGCATTGAGTATTTGTTCACTTTAACATAcccaattttatttacaagcgATTTACAACTTCTTACCGAACATGGGGGATACATTGGAGGAGTTGCGTGTAAAATTgaatacttaaaaaatcattaattatatattttcagCTTTTCTTTTATCTTTACCTGTATAGCACATTTATCGTGAGttgcaatattttcaaaaaccgcCAAACATTTATCTGGTACAACTTCAACTAAATTTGATTGTAAGACAAcatcaatttttcttctttcggCAATatcaattaatgttttttcgtAATATTTTACGGTATATAAATATGGATATGGTGTATGATAAGTAAAATACGCATTTTGTCTTTTTcctttctaaaaattaaaagaattttattaaaaatagatcAGAAGAAACTATATTGAGAAACGAAATGAAGCAAAAAGGCTGATAAAGGACTCCTCCTAAAGAATAagatatatcaaaaataaaagaaaaagtttggaAATATTACAAGGAATCCTAGAAGCCTggagagaacattaaacagaCATGCATTGGGAAAACAGGGGAGAAAAACATAGAAGAAAAACAAGAAGGAACAGGACGACATACAAGAAGGGTAGAAACAGGAACCAATAACGGAAGAGGACTTTTAATCATGGCAACTAAAATCTTGCCCAATTTTAATACAACGTAAGTACACGTTTGAACTTGAGCGCGCGCTCTGGCGATTATTCGGTCACTGCTACATGCACCAAATGCAGCCagagaacaaaaataaacagcaaataattctaatttgaCATCCAATACAGATAAAAGAGAATCTCCTAAGTCTTAGGAGTCATACTACGTGAAAAGAGGATGGCGGGATTAGATGAAGatagatatttttttctatcgtTACTTCCGGCGTTTAAGAAATTTGACGAAGACCAGAAATTTATGGCTAAGACAGAAGCTATGAACGTATGAGTCTGCACCGTTGAGCTATTACTTTACTAACTTTGCATTAGTACTCCCAGAGCAGTTAGTGTACCAACCTCAACCATGTACCTGTATTACTAGTCCATCAACTCAAGATACATTACTGTTTGCAGAATCCCCATCACTATGGGATGGGTCTTCGACATTAAAGCCAGTAAGATATTAAAACTCATATGATTCATTGTAAAGTCATTGAAGAATTTCATAGGCTCCATCAATGATTCGtaaagtttataaaattgacCATTAAATCGTTGACTAATAAGAGGATGAACTCAAAAACgcgtgtttttcttttttcttcttttgataATCAACGCACAAACACATGCGATGTCAGTAGCGTCCGTGTTGCAAATCTCATGGCAAATGTTTAATTGggttattttgaaattaaacaacaaaattgaaCACTTAAACCTAAACGCAATAAAAACAAGGTATTGATTGTATGTAGTTGACATCTtcaatgtcaacgtcaattacAAGGAAACAGAAATATGGAAGAACTGCCTTAAACAGAAAGGAATGGCCTTGAATGTAGAAAAAGCAAAATTAACCCTAGAATGCTACAGAAATGAGAATCGATGGAAGAAGAATGGAAAGGGTGGAAACATATGAGTATCTGGCACACAAATCAGCAAGTATGGGTGCattgataaagaaataagACGCAGAATAGTAATGCCAATAGAATATaccataaaattaacaaaacactaataagGAAAGACTCatatacactgtgttaattaattatcgtacccgacgtcatcattgcaagtatgcaaccaatattacaGTATTCGTATtacaatacgcaaatcgcatTATTGGTTGcgtacttgcaatgatgacgtcgggtacgataattaattaacacactgtatatttgCCAACCCTAACATACGGAGCTGGATCATGGACGATAACAGAAAAACTTCGATCAAAAGTAACTGCGTTAGAAATGAAATACCTACGATGGGTGGTGCGAAGAACAAACGTGCTAGGATCTTATAGTACAAATAATACAACTTCAGTGGTACGAATACCTGAAAAGGGCCCAAAGAGAATCATG
This genomic stretch from Onthophagus taurus isolate NC chromosome 7, IU_Otau_3.0, whole genome shotgun sequence harbors:
- the LOC111424030 gene encoding sulfide:quinone oxidoreductase, mitochondrial-like, giving the protein MFSLLTIKYIPASKWKRFFSISQPSLDKYSCKVLIVGGGAGGCSLGAKLSRIMHKSHVIILEPSNNHYYQGWFTLCGAGIKKINQTVRPMKKVLPKNVVWIQDAANEFNPEKNTVTTRKGVIICYDVLVLATGVEMSWEKIPGLLQALEYYQDVGSIFSPKYAEKTYYALNGFKEGNLVFTYPKSPVKCAGAPLKICYLLEDLLRLKGKRQNAYFTYHTPYPYLYTVKYYEKTLIDIAERRKIDVVLQSNLVEVVPDKCLAVFENIATHDKCAIQYSILHATPPMYPPCSVRSCKSLVNKIGYVKVNKYSMQHLEYPNIFGVGDCTAIPNAKTAAACASQVPVIFKNIQCFLAGEKMCAFYDGYASCPIVTAIGKCVLAEFDYSYQPKETFPFSQNRELWMTYIMKKEVMPRLYWNLMMKGYWNGPHLIRKCLHLGLEKKRKMQKDERSE
- the LOC111424058 gene encoding sulfide:quinone oxidoreductase, mitochondrial-like; the protein is MFNTNSGIRFFSLYYGLLGNYSCKVLMVGGGTGGCCLASKLTRIIKKPQLILLEPSPDHFYQGWFTLCGAGIKRMKDTSKPTAEVLPKNVIWIQDEVTEFLPDKNAVVTCKGDEIEYDILVIAVGLKLCFDKIKGLTDALEHYYNVGSIYSKHYAEKTYHALEKFRGGNLIFTFPHGLIKCAGAPLKICLLMEDILRIKGLRNKANIFYNTPFPKIFAVKHYEGTLVNICKKREINVNVLTKLIEVRPERNEAVFTHVRTNAPFIQRYSILHVTPPMQPPDAITTCKSLVNKFGYVEVDKYTMQHVRYPNIFAFGDCSNTPNAKTAAACAAQAPIVYKNIQSVLSGQKCKARYNGYASCPIVTGVGKCVLAEFDYSFCPLETFPFSQNCESKIMYFMKKEVIPFLYWNVMLKGFWNGPHFIRKLLHLGFSD